In a genomic window of Flavobacteriales bacterium:
- a CDS encoding glycosyltransferase family 2 protein: MNQTGHAAPFKLCIVLPCRDEQGVVSGTAGVLLSELDTLEAAGLAHPDSYLCCVDDGSRDGTWTEITKLAAETGRVRGIKLSARFGHPNALIAGLFTNRHQADILITIDADLQDDHSVLRAMLEHHRMGKRVVYGVRNDRKVDGGLKRLLAGMFYRVMHAIDHRAVRDHADFRSADSGVIADLERFGEANLYLRGLFPLIGYPSAEVRFTRQARHAGRSKYSYLRLAGLAWQGITSFSTAPLRMVFVGGLLMSLLALALGAWVVAARLTGNPIEGWASIALLLLTFSSINLISLGIIGEYVGKIYKEVKQRPRYIIEATV, encoded by the coding sequence ATGAACCAAACGGGCCACGCCGCTCCTTTCAAGTTGTGCATCGTGCTGCCGTGCCGCGACGAGCAGGGCGTCGTGAGCGGCACGGCTGGCGTGCTCCTCTCGGAATTGGATACGCTCGAAGCCGCAGGCCTGGCGCACCCGGATAGCTACCTGTGCTGCGTTGACGACGGCAGTCGCGACGGCACGTGGACAGAGATCACGAAACTCGCGGCCGAAACCGGACGGGTTCGCGGCATCAAGCTCAGCGCGCGCTTCGGGCATCCGAATGCACTGATCGCGGGGCTCTTCACCAACAGGCACCAAGCGGACATCCTCATCACCATCGATGCAGACCTCCAGGATGACCATTCGGTGCTGCGCGCCATGCTTGAGCATCACCGCATGGGCAAGCGCGTGGTGTACGGGGTGCGCAATGACCGTAAGGTCGATGGCGGCCTCAAGCGGCTTCTCGCGGGCATGTTCTACCGGGTCATGCATGCCATTGATCATCGCGCTGTTCGGGACCATGCGGATTTCCGCAGCGCCGATTCAGGCGTGATCGCGGATCTGGAGCGTTTCGGCGAGGCCAACCTCTACCTGCGCGGGCTGTTCCCGCTCATCGGATATCCATCGGCTGAAGTGCGTTTCACCCGGCAGGCGCGCCATGCAGGCCGGTCGAAGTATTCCTACCTCAGATTGGCGGGCCTTGCCTGGCAGGGCATCACTTCCTTCTCTACCGCGCCGCTGCGCATGGTCTTCGTGGGCGGATTGCTGATGAGCCTGCTGGCCCTCGCGCTCGGGGCATGGGTGGTGGCCGCACGCCTCACCGGGAACCCGATTGAGGGCTGGGCGAGCATCGCCCTGCTGCTGCTCACCTTCTCCTCCATCAACCTCATCAGCCTGGGCATCATCGGCGAGTATGTGGGGAAGATCTACAAGGAGGTGAAGCAGCGCCCTCGCTACATCATCGAAGCCACTGTGTGA
- a CDS encoding methyltransferase domain-containing protein yields the protein MLRSIGANGPMIEVGCGKGLVVLDLRARGHDVVGVDIAKIEVAAGASAWVRTGTEALALPEAEAKLYRTLLLLDVIEHIENPTGFIAQLRNAFPKAEWIVATVPARQELFSEHDTFNRHFRRYDPRTLRMHMDPSAHPGWKACYFFHTLYPFAWLQARWSKGRRTFSGPKGLANAIHAALGCAFFLDHLALPGRLWGTSIICAARIR from the coding sequence ATGCTGCGGAGCATCGGCGCCAACGGCCCCATGATCGAGGTGGGCTGCGGCAAGGGCCTTGTGGTGCTCGACCTGCGGGCCCGCGGCCACGACGTCGTGGGCGTCGATATCGCCAAGATCGAAGTTGCGGCTGGAGCATCGGCGTGGGTGCGGACCGGCACCGAAGCGCTCGCACTCCCCGAGGCTGAAGCGAAGCTCTACCGCACCTTGCTCCTGCTCGATGTGATCGAGCATATCGAGAATCCCACCGGATTCATCGCCCAGCTCCGGAATGCCTTCCCCAAGGCGGAATGGATCGTGGCCACCGTGCCAGCTCGCCAGGAGCTGTTCAGCGAGCACGACACCTTCAATCGGCATTTCCGGCGCTACGATCCGCGAACACTCCGCATGCACATGGATCCATCTGCCCACCCCGGATGGAAGGCCTGCTACTTCTTCCACACGCTTTATCCGTTCGCATGGCTGCAAGCCAGATGGTCTAAGGGGCGCAGGACGTTCTCAGGGCCTAAAGGCCTCGCGAATGCCATTCACGCCGCGCTTGGCTGCGCCTTCTTCCTGGATCACCTTGCACTGCCGGGCCGCTTGTGGGGCACCTCGATCATCTGTGCTGCGCGAATCCGTTGA
- a CDS encoding 23S rRNA (pseudouridine(1915)-N(3))-methyltransferase RlmH yields the protein MRIRLLFVGRTDRGFVADGLIEYLGRMVRMAEVESIIVPEERGADPERQRAEEGQRVLGALKPGERLVALDERGELLTSPAFAAKLGAWRDSGTRQIAFAVGGAYGHSDAVRARADLILALSPMTFPHQLVRVLFAEQLYRALMILNRRPYHH from the coding sequence ATGAGGATCAGGCTGTTGTTCGTAGGGCGCACCGACCGGGGCTTCGTTGCCGACGGGCTGATCGAGTACCTGGGCCGCATGGTGCGGATGGCCGAGGTTGAATCGATCATCGTGCCGGAGGAGCGGGGTGCTGATCCCGAGCGGCAGCGCGCTGAAGAGGGGCAGCGCGTGCTGGGCGCGCTGAAGCCCGGTGAGCGTCTGGTGGCTCTCGATGAACGGGGCGAATTGCTCACCAGCCCGGCATTCGCCGCCAAACTCGGTGCATGGCGCGATTCCGGAACCCGGCAGATCGCTTTCGCCGTGGGTGGCGCCTACGGCCATTCCGATGCCGTTCGCGCACGCGCTGACCTCATCCTGGCGCTTTCGCCCATGACCTTCCCGCATCAATTGGTTCGTGTGCTCTTCGCCGAGCAGCTCTACCGGGCGCTGATGATCCTGAACCGGCGGCCCTACCACCACTGA
- a CDS encoding glycosyltransferase, with protein sequence MSQQPLVSVVMPAYNAERYIAEAIRSVLAQSWVNVEVVVVNDGSKDATAQVARSINDPRVHVIDKPNGGVSSARNKGIDAARGYAIAFLDADDAMEPRAVELKMEALARTGADWAFSDMWTCDAALRPVGDPERGSDSDHARIVLLGEGHAVPGAGSNLLARAHCFADGLRFDTALSNEADKDMVLGLASRFKGVRVPEPLFRYRVIGGSMSHNIALFERDHLLMLRKAKERGLLADEGFARDVMARCYWAIGGSWWRNARRPLKALPWIARAALTRPGLVINKLIGR encoded by the coding sequence CGCCGAACGGTACATCGCGGAAGCCATCCGCTCCGTGCTGGCGCAATCGTGGGTTAACGTGGAGGTGGTGGTCGTGAACGACGGATCGAAGGATGCCACCGCCCAGGTCGCGCGCAGCATCAACGATCCCCGCGTGCATGTGATCGATAAGCCGAACGGCGGGGTGAGCAGCGCACGGAACAAGGGCATCGATGCAGCGCGCGGCTACGCCATCGCGTTCCTCGATGCGGACGACGCGATGGAGCCGCGTGCGGTGGAATTGAAGATGGAGGCCCTCGCGCGCACCGGAGCGGATTGGGCGTTCAGCGACATGTGGACCTGCGATGCCGCATTGCGGCCTGTCGGGGACCCCGAACGGGGCTCGGACAGCGACCATGCGCGGATCGTCCTCCTTGGAGAAGGACACGCCGTGCCCGGTGCAGGAAGCAACCTGCTCGCGCGCGCGCATTGCTTCGCCGACGGATTGCGCTTCGATACCGCCCTATCGAACGAAGCGGACAAGGACATGGTGCTGGGCCTGGCTTCCCGGTTCAAGGGCGTGCGCGTACCGGAGCCCTTGTTCCGCTACCGCGTGATAGGCGGCAGCATGAGCCACAACATCGCCCTGTTCGAGCGCGACCACCTGCTGATGCTGCGCAAAGCGAAGGAGCGCGGACTGCTCGCCGATGAGGGCTTCGCGCGCGATGTCATGGCGCGCTGCTATTGGGCCATTGGCGGGAGCTGGTGGCGCAATGCGCGACGGCCGCTGAAAGCGCTGCCGTGGATCGCGCGAGCTGCGTTGACCCGACCGGGCCTGGTGATCAACAAGCTGATCGGCCGTTGA
- a CDS encoding class I SAM-dependent methyltransferase, which produces MEKPVSRYRFLAVDRCNMCGSPVQRHRVMGKRLDRPQGAFPRKRVGICTTVMQCRDCSLIFANPQPVPFDLQDHYGVPPEDYWREEYFAVSGSYFQAEIAEAKRLLGFAPGMRALDIGAGLGKAMIAMERSGFEAHGFEPSGPFHERAIARMGIPADRLRLGSLEDLDYEEGRFHFITFGAVLEHLYDPSAAIAKASRWLAPGGVIHVEVPSSRWLVGRLINASYRIQGLDYVGNISPMHRPFHLYEFGLKSFERDGARTGYAVAHHAYEVCPTYMPALIDPLLRLAMRLTGTGMQLTVWLRRV; this is translated from the coding sequence ATGGAGAAACCTGTATCGCGCTACCGTTTCCTGGCCGTGGACCGTTGCAACATGTGCGGTTCGCCAGTGCAGCGGCACCGGGTGATGGGCAAGCGGCTCGATCGGCCGCAAGGTGCCTTCCCGCGCAAGCGCGTGGGCATCTGCACCACGGTGATGCAGTGCAGGGATTGCTCCCTCATCTTCGCCAACCCGCAGCCGGTGCCCTTCGATCTGCAGGACCATTACGGCGTTCCGCCGGAGGACTACTGGCGCGAGGAGTACTTCGCCGTTTCCGGATCATACTTCCAAGCGGAGATCGCAGAGGCGAAGCGGCTCCTTGGCTTCGCGCCGGGCATGAGGGCGCTCGACATCGGTGCTGGCCTGGGCAAGGCCATGATCGCGATGGAGAGATCCGGGTTCGAGGCGCACGGTTTCGAGCCATCCGGGCCTTTTCATGAGCGGGCCATCGCGCGCATGGGCATCCCTGCTGACCGCCTGCGCCTGGGAAGCTTGGAAGACCTCGACTACGAGGAGGGCCGCTTCCACTTCATCACCTTCGGGGCCGTGCTCGAGCATCTCTATGATCCGAGTGCCGCCATCGCCAAGGCATCGCGATGGCTCGCGCCGGGAGGGGTCATTCACGTTGAGGTGCCCTCCTCGCGCTGGCTGGTGGGTCGATTGATCAATGCGTCCTACCGCATCCAGGGCCTCGACTATGTGGGGAACATCAGCCCGATGCACCGCCCCTTCCATCTCTATGAGTTCGGCCTGAAGAGCTTCGAGCGCGATGGCGCGCGCACCGGGTACGCCGTTGCGCACCATGCCTATGAGGTGTGCCCTACCTACATGCCGGCGTTGATCGATCCGCTGCTGCGACTCGCCATGCGCCTCACGGGCACCGGCATGCAACTCACCGTCTGGCTGCGCCGCGTCTGA
- the galE gene encoding UDP-glucose 4-epimerase GalE, whose amino-acid sequence MEDSTIIVTGGAGYIGSHTIIELMERTPFTVLSLDNHANSSPRTYGRIEAVTGRRVRSIQVDLCDRDATLRAFNEAGQVKGVIHFAAFKSVPESVREPGLYYRNNIISLLNVLEAVGAHRVPHFIFSSSCSVYGNLAELPVREDSPLGQPESPYAHTKQVGERIVQAHAEVMPGLNAISLRYFNPVGAHRSGLLGEDPINPPTNLVPVIMRVAVGRMPEVVVHGGDYDTRDGSCIRDYVHVSDIATAHVKALEHSMRGPMAPNHAIFNLGTGQGVSVLEAITAFESVAHQRLNYRMGPRRAGDVAAIYTDTRRTEQALGWKAEHSLNEMMSTAWAWEQRLLQEANG is encoded by the coding sequence ATGGAGGATAGCACGATCATCGTCACGGGGGGCGCGGGCTACATCGGCTCGCACACCATCATCGAGCTCATGGAGCGCACGCCGTTCACGGTGCTCTCCTTGGACAATCACGCGAACTCGAGCCCGCGCACGTATGGCCGCATCGAAGCGGTCACGGGGCGCCGCGTGCGCTCCATCCAGGTTGATCTATGCGATCGCGACGCCACCTTGCGCGCCTTCAATGAAGCAGGCCAGGTGAAGGGGGTCATCCATTTCGCTGCGTTCAAGTCGGTGCCGGAATCCGTGCGAGAGCCGGGGCTCTACTACCGGAACAACATCATCTCCTTGCTCAACGTGCTCGAGGCTGTTGGCGCCCATCGTGTGCCGCACTTCATCTTCTCGTCCTCCTGCTCCGTGTATGGCAATCTCGCGGAGCTCCCTGTCCGCGAGGATTCGCCTTTGGGCCAGCCTGAGTCGCCTTACGCGCATACCAAGCAGGTGGGCGAGCGCATCGTTCAGGCCCATGCCGAAGTGATGCCGGGCTTGAACGCGATTTCCCTCCGCTACTTCAACCCGGTGGGGGCGCACCGCTCGGGCCTCCTTGGAGAGGACCCGATCAATCCGCCCACGAACCTGGTGCCCGTGATCATGCGCGTGGCTGTGGGTCGCATGCCCGAAGTGGTGGTTCATGGCGGTGATTACGACACGCGCGACGGTTCGTGCATCCGCGACTACGTGCATGTATCTGACATCGCAACCGCCCACGTGAAGGCGCTGGAGCATTCCATGCGCGGGCCCATGGCCCCGAACCATGCCATCTTCAACCTGGGCACCGGGCAGGGCGTGAGCGTGCTGGAAGCGATCACGGCGTTCGAGTCAGTGGCGCACCAGCGCCTCAACTACCGCATGGGCCCCCGGCGCGCCGGCGATGTCGCCGCGATCTACACGGATACGCGCCGCACGGAGCAGGCCTTGGGATGGAAGGCCGAGCACAGCCTGAACGAGATGATGTCCACGGCTTGGGCGTGGGAGCAGCGCTTGCTCCAAGAGGCCAATGGCTGA
- a CDS encoding glycosyltransferase, translating into MKPAQRILVLTYWGYDEALVQAYTMPYVRLMLEAAPAGSTVHLVTLEKGAGVLRPRSTDPSVVHHPFRYARFGVGGALMAARVLLRLLRVIRRERITCLHAWCTPAGALGWVLSVLAGRPLVIDSFEPHAEAMVENGTWPPGGIAHRLLFALERLQSRRASRLIACAEGMKDYAHRKYGVLLGQRMDVKPACVDLDRFDWRSVKRPDLLRQWGLEDKVVAVYAGKFGGIYLEQEVFDLLRAARDHWGGRLRVLLLTPHRREELEPMMRNASLDPGIFIIHAVPHAEVADWMGLADFALTPVKPVPTKALCTPIKDGEYWALGLPVIITPGISDDSAIIERHGIGAVLDGLNAEAYRRAVNRIDALLTSGSRRALYDRIRPVAERYRSFGIARTIYQRIYGG; encoded by the coding sequence ATGAAGCCCGCCCAGCGCATACTGGTGCTCACCTATTGGGGCTACGATGAGGCGCTCGTGCAGGCCTACACGATGCCGTATGTGCGGCTGATGCTCGAAGCGGCCCCGGCGGGAAGCACGGTGCATCTGGTCACACTGGAGAAAGGCGCTGGCGTCCTGCGGCCGCGCTCAACGGATCCATCGGTCGTGCATCATCCCTTCCGGTACGCCCGTTTCGGTGTCGGTGGCGCGCTGATGGCCGCGCGGGTGCTGCTGCGGCTGCTTCGCGTGATCCGGCGTGAGCGGATCACATGCCTGCATGCGTGGTGCACCCCGGCCGGGGCGTTAGGTTGGGTATTGTCAGTGCTCGCGGGCAGGCCGCTGGTCATTGACAGCTTCGAGCCGCATGCGGAGGCCATGGTGGAGAACGGCACGTGGCCGCCAGGCGGCATCGCCCATCGACTGTTGTTCGCCCTGGAACGCTTGCAGAGCCGCCGGGCAAGCCGATTGATCGCCTGCGCCGAAGGCATGAAGGACTATGCGCACCGGAAATACGGGGTGCTGCTCGGTCAACGCATGGATGTGAAGCCGGCTTGCGTTGACCTCGACCGATTCGATTGGCGCAGCGTGAAGCGCCCTGACCTTCTGCGCCAATGGGGGCTTGAGGACAAGGTGGTGGCCGTGTACGCCGGGAAATTCGGTGGCATCTACCTGGAGCAGGAGGTCTTCGATCTGCTGCGTGCAGCGCGCGATCACTGGGGTGGCCGGCTGCGCGTGCTGCTGCTCACGCCGCATCGGCGCGAGGAACTGGAGCCGATGATGCGCAACGCCAGCCTGGATCCAGGGATCTTCATCATCCATGCCGTGCCGCATGCGGAAGTGGCTGATTGGATGGGCCTCGCCGATTTCGCCCTCACGCCCGTGAAGCCGGTGCCCACCAAGGCGCTCTGCACGCCGATCAAGGATGGCGAGTACTGGGCGCTCGGCCTTCCGGTGATCATCACACCCGGCATCTCCGACGATTCCGCGATCATCGAGCGCCATGGCATCGGCGCGGTGCTCGATGGATTGAACGCGGAAGCCTACCGCCGCGCGGTGAACAGGATCGATGCGCTGCTGACCTCAGGGTCTCGCCGTGCGCTCTACGATCGGATCCGGCCGGTGGCGGAGCGCTACCGTAGTTTTGGCATCGCTCGCACCATTTACCAGCGGATCTATGGAGGATAG